The Humulus lupulus chromosome 3, drHumLupu1.1, whole genome shotgun sequence genome window below encodes:
- the LOC133823769 gene encoding uncharacterized protein LOC133823769 — MGKFIHGFHYWLSKVRWLCEHNGDRFSKYSTFVPALTNCTAEVTARLFLKNIVKFWGIPSSIISDRDPRFTGRFWTELFKLLGTDLNFSTSFHPQTDEQTERVNSLVELYLRHYVSANQKNWASLLDVAQFSYNLQRSESTNKSPFELVMGMQPQTPRALVTRYDGQSPAAFRIGQVVYKLQLPPQLKIHPVFHVSMLKPYHGDEEDPERGVSKRAPTAMTTSYDKEVECVLADREVRKKRIPRYTEYLIKWKNLPDEEASWEPESLLWQFRDHILRYKDGDATGTSRT, encoded by the exons ATGGGAAAGTTTATCCATGGATTTCATTACTGGCTTTCCAAAGTCAGATGGTTGTGTGAGCATAATGGTGATCGATTCAGCAAGTACTCAACCTTTGTCCCGGCCCTGACCAATTGTACGGCAGAAGTAACAGCAAGGCTATTTCTAAAGAACATTGTGAAGTTTTGGGGGATACCCTCAAGTATCATAAGTGATAGAGATCCTCGTTTCACTGGGCGCTTTTGGACAGAGTTGTTTAAGCTCCTTGGTACTGACTTAAACTTCTCTACTTCGTTTCATCCTCAAACCGACGAACAGACTGAGAGGGTGAATTCTTTGGTTGAGTTATATCTGAGACACTATGTTAGTGCCAATCAGAAAAATTGGGCAAGTCTACTTGATGTTGCCCAGTTTTCATACAACCTACAACGAAGTGAGTCCACCAACAAAAGCCCCTTTGAGTTGGTCATGGGGATGCAACCTCAAACGCCTCGCGCCTTGGTCACAAGATATGATGGGCAAAGTCCCGCGGCGTTTAG GATAGGCCAAGTTGTTTACAAGCTTCAGCTACCTCCACAGTTGAAGATTCATCCAGTATTCCACGTGAGTATGCTAAAGCCTTATCATGGTGACGAAGAAGACCCTGAACGGGGAGTGTCCAAAAGAGCCCCTACGGCAATGACTACTTCTTATGATAAGGAAGTAGAGTGTGTGCTGGCCGATAGAGAAGTTCGGAAAAAGAGGATCCCCAGATACACTGAGTACTTGATTAAGTGGAAGAACTTGCCAGACGAAGAGGCAAGTTGGGAACCAGAGTCTCTACTTTGGCAATTTCGAGATCACATCCTACGTTACAAGGATGGTGATGCGACGGGGACGTCACGGACTTAA
- the LOC133823768 gene encoding stemmadenine O-acetyltransferase-like codes for MNVEVTSKDIVKPYSPTPEHLRRYQLSFLDQISPQVYSPFIYYYSPNDINNGSNDNNNIFADLSDKLKKSLSKTLTLYYPLAGRFTKDFCVDCHDDGAPFFEARVLKRQLSDILKNPVLVELNDLLPFPLDEYAQLPFGVQLNIFPCGGIAIGVCISHRIADALSSLEFTKSWMTISRGEENKVVRPTFFSASLFPPKNIGHFDPTMVPPKKNTNVAKFFVFDSRKVEALRAMYEEKTRGENHAKPKWPRRLSRVEALSAFLYSRYVVATGLDVKSKLFTIFHPVNIRPKFDKPLPENSFGNYYHNSLTFPSSIISSSNTATEEDNENYYELARVIGEEIRKIDNKFVNDFQEVEKSDEYLESLKIGTERFVRGEAAGLVFSSLCRFPLYDADFGYGKPIWVSSADRCFGNIFGFLDNKKGEIEAYACFSPEEMAKLEVDKEFLSLLSREIE; via the coding sequence ATGAATGTTGAAGTAACCTCTAAAGATATCGTCAAACCTTATTCTCCAACCCCTGAGCACCTGCGCCGCTACCAACTCTCTTTCCTTGACCAAATATCACCCCAAGTCTATAGTCCTTTCATCTACTACTACTCACCAAACGACATCAATAATGGGTCCAACGACAACAACAACATCTTCGCTGACTTATCCGACAAGCTCAAAAAATCTTTGTCCAAAACCTTAACCCTTTACTACCCACTTGCCGGAAGATTCACCAAGGACTTTTGTGTTGACTGCCATGACGACGGAGCACCCTTCTTTGAGGCTCGAGTACTGAAGAGGCAACTCTCTGACATTCTTAAGAACCCTGTGCTTGTTGAACTCAATGATCTCCTTCCATTTCCGCTTGACGAATACGCACAGTTACCCTTCGGCGTCCAGCTCAACATTTTTCCTTGTGGCGGAATCGCCATTGGTGTCTGCATTTCGCATCGAATTGCAGACGCTTTATCTTCCCTAGAGTTTACAAAAAGCTGGATGACCATTTCTCGCGGTGAAGAGAATAAGGTAGTAAGACCAACGTTTTTCTCTGCATCGCTTTTCCCACCGAAGAATATTGGTCATTTTGATCCAACAATGGTTCCCCCAAAGAAGAACACAAACGTAGCGAAGTTTTTTGTGTTCGATTCTCGCAAAGTTGAGGCTCTCAGAGCCATGTACGAGGAAAAAACAAGAGGAGAAAACCATGCAAAACCAAAGTGGCCGCGGCGGCTTTCTCGTGTTGAGGCATTATCTGCTTTCTTATATAGTCGTTATGTGGTGGCGACTGGCTTAGATGTTAAAAGTAAATTATTTACTATCTTTCATCCTGTGAATATTCGTCCCAAATTTGATAAGCCATTGCCGGAAAACTCTTTTGGGAACTACTATCATAATAGCTTGACATTCCCTTCATCCATTATAAGTAGTAGTAACACTGCTACTGAGGAAGATAATGAAAACTATTACGAGCTGGCTAGGGTGATAGGAGAAGAGATAAGAAAGATCGACAATAAGTTTGTGAATGATTTTCAAGAAGTTGAGAAATCAGATGAGTACTTGGAATCGCTCAAGATAGGTACTGAGAGATTCGTTAGAGGAGAAGCAGCTGGGCTTGTCTTCAGTAGTTTGTGTAggtttcccctttatgatgctGACTTTGGATATGGAAAGCCAATTTGGGTGAGTTCTGCTGACAGGTGTTTCGGTAACATATTTGGCTTTCTAGACAATAAAAAAGGTGAAATAGAGGCTTATGCTTGCTTCAGTCCAGAAGAAATGGCCAAGTTAGAAGTTGATAAAGAGTTCCTCTCTCTTTTGTCTCGTGAGATTGAGTGA
- the LOC133823770 gene encoding uncharacterized protein LOC133823770, with amino-acid sequence MYRLVAKLKRLRAVLRFINKEGKGDVFVKDTETFSELIKVQEKIREHLGDISFFHEEITARKKYVEAHEDMVQFLKQKVKIQWLKEGDQNTKLFHNSIRSRRIQNAIYSTWDLQGNRHDTQDGVSHAFEEYYLDLLGMKVARRKSVIASIVQERQVISESQAEFLLKRFTEAEVKALGPDGYRSAFFKHTWDITGVDLVKAVLSFLHSGKILKEINTTTITLIPKTKCPQNVSDYRSIAYCNVVYKVATKMICARLREVLPSIISENQSGFVKGRFIAHNIMICQDLVRHYGRKNARPACFMKIDLQKAYDTLDWDFLQEMLAALNFPSKFIELIMACVTTPQFSFMINGSINGYLASKRGLHQADPMSPLLFVIGMEYLSRILAKVTEHQRFRFHPRCEGLRLTHLCFADDLLLFSKGDFDSALLLLKGFQLFSDRSSLITNKDKSAIYGALMQDETWVRLTEMTGFKKGLLPFNYLGMKISNKRITKADCECLVDKMMIRIHTWSTRNLSFAGRCVLINSVLFSINTYWTQIVILLKAVVKRINQLCRAFLWKGRADYDGPGQVAWEYTCKTKKNGGLDFRDIGLWNKCAVGKFVWAIEKKEDNLWVKWFHNVYLKEKEWWSYKPPSTSSWYWSKIVQIKEEFRAGLVAAEFRKNTFSIASLYRSLKSLNETKWNYTLLWNRMSIPKHKFIAWLALKKRLQTKDKLLRFGFNIDSCCVLCGQVNETHEHIFYGCAFSTRCIHEVLNWMGIGTNLCQLRGIVNWVRRCGHSNCRRRTYLCAITASVYHIWCSRNDALWNSKSPIVTNVIRNIKREICNRFAFIDTKGFSKEDMDWVGQLHCN; translated from the coding sequence ATGTATAGGCTGGTTGCAAAATTGAAGAGGTTAAGAGCTGTTTTGAGATTTATTAATAAAGAAGGGAAAGGTGATGTGTTTGTTAAAGATACAGAGACCTTTTCTGAGTTGATCAAAGTTCAAGAGAAGATAAGAGAGCACCTAGGTGACATTTCCTTTTTCCATGAAGAGATTACAGCCAGGAAGAAATATGTAGAGGCTCATGAGGATATGGTTCAATTTCTTAAACAGAAAGTGAAAATTCAGTGGTTGAAAGAAGGGGATCAAAACACGAAACTGTTTCATAACAGTATTAGAAGCAGAAGAATTCAAAATGCAATCTATTCTACTTGGGATCTTCAAGGGAATCGACATGATACTCAAGATGGAGTCAGCCATGCTTTTGAAGAATATTATTTGGACTTGTTGGGAATGAAAGTGGCGAGAAGGAAATCAGTGATTGCTAGTATTGTTCAAGAAAGGCAGGTTATTTCGGAAAGCCAAGCTGAGTTCTTGTTAAAGAGATTTACCGAAGCTGAGGTTAAGGCTCTAGGACCTGATGGGTATAGAAGTGCTTTTTTCAAGCATACATGGGATATTACAGGTGTGGATTTGGTTAAAGCAGTTCTTTCGTTTCTTCACTCGGGGAAAATTTTAAAAGAAATCAACACTACTACTATCACACTCATCCCTAAGACGAAATGTCCTCAGAATGTGAGTGATTATAGGTCGATTGCCTACTGTAATGTAGTGTATAAAGTGGCCACTAAGATGATTTGTGCTAGGCTGAGAGAGGTTCTGCCCTCCATCATCTCAGAAAATCAAAGTGGCTTTGTTAAAGGGAGGTTTATAGCTCACAACATCATGATTTGTCAAGATTTAGTGAGGCATTATGGTAGGAAGAATGCGCGTCCTGCTTGTTTTATGAAAATTGATCTTCAAAAGGCTTATGATACCCTTGACTGGGACTTCTTACAAGAAATGTTAGCGGCGCTTAATTTTCCCAGCAAGTTTATAGAGCTAATTATGGCTTGTGTGACAACACCTCAATTTTCCTTCATGATAAATGGATCCATTAATGGATATCTGGCTTCCAAGAGGGGGTTACATCAAGCGGATCCAATGTCTCCTCTGCTTTTTGTTATTGGGATGGAGTATCTTTCAAGAATCCTTGCCAAAGTGACGGAGCACCAGAGATTTAGGTTCCACCCAAGATGTGAGGGGTTGAGACTTACTCACCTTTGTTTTGCTGACGATCTATTATTGTTCAGCAAAGGAGACTTTGATTCAGCTCTTTTACTGTTAAAAGGTTTTCAACTATTTTCAGATAGGTCTAGTCTTATTACAAACAAAGATAAATCAGCTATATATGGAGCATTGATGCAAGATGAGACTTGGGTTAGATTGACTGAAATGACTGGGTTCAAAAAAGGTCTCTTACCTTTCAATTATCTAGGGATGAAGATCAGCAACAAGCGTATCACAAAGGCGGATTGTGAGTGCTTGGTGGACAAAATGATGATAAGAATTCACACTTGGAGCACTCGAAACCTCTCATTTGCTGGCAGGTGTGTTTTAATTAACTCAGTCCTTTTTTCTATTAATACCTACTGGACTCAAATAGTTATTCTTCTGAAGGCTGTTGTGAAAAGAATAAATCAGCTTTGCCGAGCTTTCCTTTGGAAAGGTAGAGCTGATTATGATGGGCCTGGACAAGTGGCTTGGGAGTATACTTGTAAGACTAAAAAGAATGGAGGTCTTGACTTTAGAGATATTGGTTTATGGAATAAATGTGCAGTTGGTAAATTTGTTTGGGCAAttgaaaaaaaagaagataaTTTGTGGGTCAAATGGTTTCACAATGTGTATTTGAAAGAGAAAGAGTGGTGGAGCTATAAGCCTCCCTCTACTAGCAGCTGGTATTGGTCTAAAATAGTTCAGATCAAGGAGGAGTTTCGAGCAGGTTTGGTTGCAGCTGAGTTCCGAAAGAATACCTTTAGTATAGCTTCCTTGTATAGAAGTTTGAAGAGCTTGAATGAGACCAAATGGAACTACACTCTTTTATGGAATAGGATGAGTATTCCCAAGCATAAGTTCATTGCTTGGCTTGCTCTCAAGAAGAGATTACAAACCAAAGACAAATTGCTTCGTTTTGGATTCAATATTGATTCTTGCTGTGTGTTGTGTGGGCAGGTTAATGAAACTCATGAGCACATTTTTTATGGTTGTGCCTTTAGTACTAGGTGCATTCATGAGGTGTTGAACTGGATGGGTATTGGGACTAATTTGTGCCAGCTTCGTGGTATAGTGAATTGGGTTAGGCGTTGTGGGCATTCCAATTGTCGAAGGCGGACGTACTTATGTGCGATTACTGCAAGTGTGTATCATATTTGGTGCTCTAGGAATGATGCTTTATGGAATTCTAAATCTCCAATAGTCACAAATGTAATTAGAAATATAAAAAGAGAAATCTGTAATAGATTTGCTTTCATAGATACAAAAGGCTTTAGCAAAGAGGATATGGATTGGGTGGGGCAATTACATTGTAATTAA